A region of Chitinophaga horti DNA encodes the following proteins:
- a CDS encoding Fpg/Nei family DNA glycosylase, protein MPELPDLQVFGANLQKMLKGKTVSKVQLKTGAKSNTTAASLRKALEGSKVHKVYREGKELRFAFDNDHVLGMHLMLHGKLIYVDTNAEQKNTLFGLHFHDGSTLSLTDYQGIANVSLDPEAATAPDALSPELTAKYLSSRFEGSRAAVKNLLLDQHVVRGIGNAYADEILWEAGISPFSVAKAIPAEMIDKLLKAIKSVLKEAMEQIRQKEPGIIAGEVRDFLKIHQHKNAESPGGYPILQKTKGGRKTYYTEEQTLFE, encoded by the coding sequence ATGCCTGAATTACCCGACCTGCAAGTATTTGGCGCCAATCTGCAAAAGATGCTGAAAGGCAAAACCGTGAGCAAAGTTCAACTCAAAACCGGCGCAAAAAGTAACACTACGGCAGCCAGCCTGCGTAAAGCACTGGAAGGCAGCAAGGTGCATAAGGTATACCGGGAAGGCAAAGAGCTGCGCTTTGCTTTTGATAACGACCATGTGTTAGGTATGCACCTGATGCTGCACGGCAAACTGATATATGTTGATACCAACGCGGAACAAAAGAACACCCTGTTCGGCCTTCACTTTCACGACGGCAGCACCCTTTCACTTACCGATTACCAGGGCATCGCCAACGTGTCCCTCGATCCGGAAGCGGCTACAGCACCCGATGCACTGTCGCCGGAACTGACGGCCAAATACCTGTCCAGCCGGTTCGAGGGGTCGCGTGCAGCGGTAAAAAACCTGTTGCTCGACCAGCACGTTGTTCGCGGCATCGGTAATGCTTATGCGGATGAGATACTCTGGGAGGCAGGCATTTCCCCGTTTTCAGTCGCAAAGGCCATTCCGGCAGAAATGATCGATAAGTTGCTGAAGGCGATCAAAAGCGTTTTGAAGGAGGCGATGGAACAGATCAGGCAGAAAGAGCCGGGCATCATTGCGGGCGAGGTGCGCGACTTTTTAAAAATCCATCAGCATAAAAACGCGGAAAGTCCCGGCGGTTACCCCATCCTGCAAAAAACCAAAGGTGGCCGAAAGACTTATTATACCGAAGAACAGACCCTGTTTGAATAA
- a CDS encoding type 1 glutamine amidotransferase domain-containing protein, translating to MTFLFALLGLLAPNADAPVKAKKVLFVVTSFGEVKGAGKTGLWLEEFSTPYYLLTEKGVEITIASPKGGPSPIDPKSTGESFLTPSAKKFLADPAAQQRLNTTIPLSDINPADYDAIFYPGGHGPMWDLTDHAKSIALISGFYEQGKPVALVCHAPAVLKNVKLKSGEYLVKGKTVAGFTNSEEKTGGSLAMTPFSLEDMLKERGAKYERGADWGPFAVEDGNLVTGQNPASAEVVAGKLLAALGVK from the coding sequence ATGACATTCTTATTCGCACTCCTGGGCCTTCTTGCACCAAATGCAGACGCCCCGGTGAAAGCAAAAAAAGTACTGTTTGTAGTTACCTCTTTCGGAGAAGTAAAAGGCGCCGGTAAAACCGGTCTTTGGCTCGAAGAATTTTCAACGCCATACTACCTGCTAACGGAAAAAGGTGTGGAAATTACCATCGCTTCCCCTAAAGGTGGTCCGTCACCGATCGACCCGAAAAGCACAGGCGAAAGTTTCCTGACGCCGTCCGCTAAAAAGTTCCTGGCCGATCCGGCGGCGCAGCAACGACTGAATACAACGATCCCGCTCAGCGATATTAACCCGGCTGACTACGACGCCATATTTTATCCCGGCGGCCACGGCCCCATGTGGGACCTTACCGATCATGCGAAGTCAATCGCGTTGATCAGCGGCTTTTATGAACAGGGTAAACCCGTAGCATTGGTATGTCACGCGCCGGCGGTGTTAAAAAATGTAAAGTTGAAAAGCGGTGAATACCTGGTAAAAGGCAAAACAGTGGCTGGCTTTACGAACAGCGAGGAAAAGACAGGCGGTTCACTTGCGATGACACCTTTCTCCCTGGAAGATATGTTGAAAGAGCGTGGCGCAAAATATGAACGCGGTGCAGACTGGGGGCCTTTCGCTGTGGAAGATGGCAACCTGGTGACCGGTCAGAACCCGGCTTCGGCGGAAGTGGTAGCTGGTAAATTACTGGCAGCGCTGGGCGTGAAGTAA
- a CDS encoding multidrug effflux MFS transporter, translated as MNRKTFVSLVLILGSLTALGPFSIDMYLPGFPAIAKSLNTTVSHVSLSLASYFIGISAGQLLYGPLLDRFGRKPPLFIGLGVYILASIGCSFAAGIDQLVALRFIQAIGSCAAAVASIAMVRDLFPVEENAKVFALLFLVVGASPMIAPAVGSYVTAAWGWSSVFWVLGGMGLVLLLVCVYFLPDSYKPDTTLSLKPGPIISSFLSVIREPQFYTYALAGSFAFSGLFAYVAGSPLLFMKVFGLSEKMYGWLFAGLSVGFIGSNQLNTLVLRKYRSEQIVPVALACQAITSVIFVLGVYNGWFGLGATLFLLFIFLSCLGFTNPNTSALSLAPFTRNAGTASALMGAMQLGIGTLASVGISLFDEKAGALPMVGIMAFSSIAALVLLLVGRRNIGQLATGSGAGMMAH; from the coding sequence ATGAACAGAAAAACATTTGTATCACTTGTATTAATCCTCGGGTCCCTCACCGCATTGGGCCCCTTCTCCATAGATATGTACCTGCCAGGCTTTCCGGCGATCGCGAAGTCGTTGAACACAACGGTGTCGCATGTATCATTGTCGCTCGCCAGTTATTTTATCGGCATCTCTGCCGGACAGTTATTGTACGGCCCTTTGCTCGATCGTTTCGGCCGTAAGCCGCCGTTGTTCATCGGGTTGGGTGTATATATACTCGCTTCCATCGGCTGCTCGTTCGCTGCGGGCATCGATCAGTTAGTAGCGCTTCGTTTCATCCAGGCGATCGGCAGCTGCGCTGCGGCTGTGGCGTCTATCGCTATGGTGCGTGACCTGTTCCCGGTGGAAGAAAATGCAAAAGTATTTGCCCTGCTGTTTCTCGTGGTAGGTGCTTCGCCGATGATCGCGCCGGCAGTAGGTAGTTATGTAACGGCCGCCTGGGGCTGGTCGTCCGTGTTTTGGGTGTTAGGAGGAATGGGATTGGTGCTGCTGCTAGTGTGCGTATACTTCCTACCCGATAGTTACAAGCCCGACACTACGCTGTCGCTCAAACCAGGCCCCATCATCTCCAGCTTTTTATCCGTGATACGGGAGCCGCAGTTTTACACCTACGCCCTCGCCGGCTCCTTCGCTTTTTCCGGCTTGTTCGCCTACGTAGCCGGCTCGCCATTACTGTTCATGAAAGTGTTCGGCCTCAGCGAAAAGATGTACGGATGGCTTTTTGCAGGCCTTTCTGTAGGATTTATCGGATCTAACCAATTGAATACACTCGTACTTCGCAAATATCGGAGTGAGCAGATAGTGCCCGTTGCGCTTGCCTGCCAGGCCATTACCAGTGTGATATTTGTGCTGGGCGTGTATAACGGCTGGTTTGGATTGGGTGCTACATTGTTCCTGCTGTTTATCTTTTTAAGTTGCCTCGGCTTCACGAATCCGAATACATCTGCTTTATCACTTGCTCCATTCACCCGTAATGCCGGTACCGCTTCTGCTTTAATGGGTGCGATGCAACTCGGCATCGGTACACTGGCTTCCGTAGGCATCAGCCTGTTCGATGAGAAAGCGGGCGCGCTGCCAATGGTCGGTATTATGGCTTTTTCGAGCATCGCCGCGCTGGTGTTGTTACTGGTAGGGCGCCGTAATATCGGGCAGCTGGCTACCGGTAGTGGGGCGGGAATGATGGCGCACTAG
- a CDS encoding GNAT family N-acetyltransferase, whose translation MADNQYYVSTEKERLDVEVITEFLSRRSYWARGRSREEVERSIKHSLCFGVYTEAGTQVAFGRVVTDYTVFAWVMDVFVLEPYRGQGISKLLMENMLAHPELQTLKRWGLGTSDAHRLYEQFGFRGLSHPEKMMERL comes from the coding sequence ATGGCCGACAATCAATACTATGTATCCACGGAAAAAGAGCGGCTGGATGTGGAGGTGATTACCGAGTTCCTGAGCCGCAGGTCTTACTGGGCAAGGGGTAGAAGCCGCGAAGAAGTGGAACGCTCGATCAAACATTCGCTTTGTTTTGGTGTATATACCGAAGCGGGCACGCAGGTCGCTTTTGGCCGCGTCGTTACAGATTATACCGTATTTGCCTGGGTGATGGACGTGTTTGTACTCGAACCTTATCGCGGGCAGGGCATCAGTAAACTACTCATGGAAAACATGCTGGCACACCCCGAACTGCAAACCCTGAAACGCTGGGGACTTGGTACCAGCGATGCCCACCGGCTTTACGAGCAGTTCGGCTTCCGCGGCCTGTCGCATCCCGAAAAGATGATGGAACGTTTGTAG
- a CDS encoding 6-bladed beta-propeller: MKISTCLLIIIICCIQPARAQQAPVEIRIDPDQPMGSAVSKLFRSVQYIPLETNKDNLFGQVDKLYVLDSVFIVVDYATNAVYVFQKDGRFRTKVLLPPKTDAFWGVRYLNVDYGRQAFSFKSPSDEIKTYDINGRLLATEKDVNAVAHFQTLDGVRVYLECNYNYKRPKTDTLDHELKWRSDETLLKAAWPYQPFNKVINNDDRLGNFEGVFFSSGDAVHLLRPYDPLVYKISSDTVMAAFRFVFPLALTLPADFMTSPAYFGKRINYVRFTAPKAIYGTACFYQVKNWVFFKLLSGGGLEHSSFLYNLANGGFYSVSHLAPDASNYWLPIGMVNAFATGNFITHSFLAADHQAVYAAISSREMFTGREAAKQKNATYNAVLDEYFAHSDKKSNPVIIQMIPR; encoded by the coding sequence ATGAAAATATCCACTTGCCTGTTAATAATCATTATTTGTTGTATTCAACCCGCTAGGGCGCAACAGGCGCCTGTCGAAATTCGTATCGATCCCGATCAGCCGATGGGATCGGCCGTCAGTAAGCTATTTCGATCCGTACAATACATCCCGCTGGAAACGAATAAGGATAACCTGTTCGGGCAGGTAGATAAGTTGTATGTGCTGGATTCGGTTTTTATCGTGGTCGATTATGCCACAAACGCGGTGTACGTTTTTCAGAAAGATGGGCGCTTTCGTACGAAGGTGCTGCTTCCTCCTAAAACAGATGCTTTCTGGGGCGTGCGTTACCTGAATGTAGACTACGGCAGGCAGGCCTTCTCTTTTAAAAGTCCATCCGATGAAATTAAAACCTACGACATTAACGGCCGGCTCTTAGCAACGGAAAAAGATGTAAATGCTGTAGCACACTTTCAAACGCTGGATGGTGTGCGCGTGTACCTTGAGTGCAACTATAATTACAAGCGGCCTAAAACCGATACGCTCGATCATGAATTGAAGTGGCGCTCAGATGAAACGTTACTGAAGGCAGCCTGGCCTTACCAGCCATTTAATAAGGTGATCAATAATGATGACAGGCTGGGTAATTTTGAAGGTGTGTTTTTTTCCTCCGGAGATGCGGTACACCTGCTGCGGCCATATGATCCGCTGGTGTATAAAATTTCTTCCGACACGGTCATGGCAGCCTTCCGTTTCGTGTTCCCACTGGCGTTAACATTGCCGGCCGACTTTATGACCAGCCCTGCCTACTTCGGAAAACGAATCAATTACGTCCGGTTTACGGCGCCCAAAGCCATCTATGGAACGGCTTGTTTTTACCAGGTGAAGAATTGGGTATTCTTTAAACTATTGTCCGGTGGCGGATTAGAGCATAGCTCGTTCCTATATAACCTTGCCAATGGCGGTTTTTACAGTGTAAGCCACCTCGCGCCGGATGCGTCTAATTATTGGCTGCCTATCGGCATGGTTAACGCGTTCGCTACGGGCAATTTTATTACGCATTCCTTCCTGGCGGCAGATCATCAGGCCGTATATGCTGCCATTTCTTCCAGGGAGATGTTTACGGGCAGGGAGGCGGCCAAACAAAAGAACGCTACCTACAATGCTGTGCTGGACGAATATTTCGCGCACAGCGATAAAAAAAGTAATCCTGTAATTATTCAAATGATACCTCGTTAG
- a CDS encoding Crp/Fnr family transcriptional regulator, whose translation MHTLLRKHLEELIELTDAEFEYIASHFQLKRFKKHAILIQPGELVTHEYFVLKGLLKTSATDDDGKEHILQFSMENWWVSDYQAFMTGGRATSTTQCLEDVELLYLSARDRHKLCAEIHKFEHFSRLKVTSGFLHLQRRVMALLSNDAQSRYRQLLEQYPSLFQRVPKSLIAAYIGVSRETLSRLHV comes from the coding sequence ATGCACACCCTCTTAAGAAAACACCTCGAAGAACTGATTGAACTGACGGACGCCGAGTTCGAGTACATCGCCAGTCACTTTCAGTTGAAGCGGTTTAAGAAGCACGCCATCCTTATACAACCGGGCGAGCTGGTGACGCATGAATACTTCGTCCTGAAAGGTTTACTAAAAACATCTGCTACGGATGATGATGGTAAAGAGCACATCCTGCAATTTTCGATGGAGAACTGGTGGGTGTCCGACTACCAGGCTTTCATGACGGGCGGCAGGGCTACCTCCACTACGCAATGCCTGGAAGATGTAGAGCTGCTCTACCTATCGGCCCGGGATCGTCATAAACTTTGTGCTGAAATACACAAGTTCGAACACTTTTCCCGGTTGAAAGTCACTTCCGGCTTTTTGCATTTACAGCGGCGGGTGATGGCGTTATTGAGTAATGATGCGCAGTCGAGGTACCGACAGTTACTGGAACAATATCCTTCGCTGTTCCAGCGCGTGCCGAAGTCGCTGATCGCCGCCTACATCGGCGTATCGCGCGAAACGTTGAGCAGACTTCACGTATAA
- a CDS encoding helix-turn-helix domain-containing protein, producing the protein MYGAKTGKGKVQLSRQALDTLMAHHWPGNIRELEHTLERAVLLSENNVISRILLPAAPADKVPAGLKTFEENEREHIIAVLRQCNGKIYGPGGAAEILDMNVSTLNSRIKKLGIDKDSL; encoded by the coding sequence ATGTATGGCGCTAAAACCGGCAAAGGTAAGGTGCAACTGAGCCGGCAGGCATTGGATACGCTGATGGCGCACCACTGGCCGGGCAACATCCGCGAGCTGGAACATACGCTGGAACGTGCAGTGCTGCTGAGTGAAAATAATGTCATTTCCCGCATCCTGTTACCGGCTGCACCTGCCGATAAAGTGCCGGCCGGACTCAAAACCTTTGAAGAGAACGAGCGCGAACACATCATCGCCGTGCTCCGCCAATGTAACGGAAAGATTTACGGTCCGGGTGGCGCCGCTGAAATCCTCGATATGAATGTGTCTACCCTTAACTCCCGCATTAAAAAACTGGGGATCGATAAAGACAGCCTGTAA
- a CDS encoding DinB family protein has product MMQLQYDMVKGSRQVLLDYCATLSDAHFLQPCEGFGRGGSIRNLLVHICNTYQGWIGQDALQQELPFTPYEQVQNIDDARQLFAEINLLLADFFARYPDPQARIGDSTALELFTHVITHEFHHKGQILSISRHWGHIPVDTDIKR; this is encoded by the coding sequence ATGATGCAACTGCAATACGATATGGTAAAGGGTTCGCGGCAAGTGCTGCTCGACTATTGCGCCACGCTGAGCGATGCGCATTTCCTACAGCCCTGCGAAGGATTTGGGCGCGGTGGTAGTATCCGTAACCTGCTCGTGCATATCTGTAACACTTACCAGGGCTGGATCGGCCAGGATGCACTGCAACAGGAGTTGCCGTTTACGCCGTACGAGCAGGTGCAAAACATCGACGATGCGCGGCAATTGTTTGCGGAGATCAACCTGCTGCTGGCAGATTTCTTCGCGCGTTATCCCGACCCGCAGGCGCGCATCGGGGACAGTACGGCGCTGGAACTTTTTACGCACGTGATCACGCACGAATTTCATCACAAAGGGCAGATACTGTCCATCAGCCGCCACTGGGGCCATATTCCGGTGGATACGGATATTAAACGGTAG
- a CDS encoding PepSY-associated TM helix domain-containing protein, producing the protein MKQQKRLRWAKHQSRWFGKWHLYLGIIAGAIVAFTGLTGSILVFDDEIDRALNRELFDVLAQQQKIPLGEAITVIGQKHPTIHLDYIQNLGDKPNDAYHGYNFDTEEQFFFNPYTGDLSGKRIYETSFIHVVTDLHTSLLVPVAGQYIVGLATLCLLILTISGLRLWIPDKWKQLKSVLTVNFKASFKRQNYDWHNVLGFYSAPVVSLLSLTGVCITFSMLVVPLLFILSGQPPQGVAKLLSVQSIYVAGAQPLSPAEIVRIAEQHMPGSRAAGISLPHDSVSNWRIDMLGTRLPVEGNREMIMIDQYSGKILLSSRADFPDVGNAYLSWLTPIHYGSFGGLPTQILAIIGGLMPLVLFVTGFIIWWPRYKKQRKNGERPRQEKVPVLQQASLSGWLYFVFNIKKGMQYAACFVVVGALMGALYGLIRGIVIQPAVFTLLFTTVLVVINFAVALPVFLVAIPFKRARRAVTRYFALSLSFAAVFVGVYWLLTATGLKIF; encoded by the coding sequence ATGAAGCAACAAAAACGCCTCCGTTGGGCGAAACATCAGTCACGCTGGTTCGGCAAGTGGCACCTTTACCTTGGCATCATTGCCGGTGCGATTGTCGCATTTACCGGTCTTACAGGCAGCATATTGGTTTTTGATGATGAAATAGATCGCGCACTCAACCGCGAACTGTTCGACGTATTGGCCCAACAGCAAAAGATCCCCCTGGGTGAAGCCATTACGGTGATCGGACAAAAACACCCGACCATTCATCTCGATTATATCCAGAACCTGGGCGACAAACCTAACGACGCGTACCATGGGTATAATTTCGATACAGAGGAGCAATTCTTTTTCAATCCATACACCGGCGACCTCTCCGGCAAACGTATATACGAAACCAGCTTCATTCATGTAGTAACCGACCTGCATACCAGCCTGCTCGTGCCGGTAGCAGGGCAATATATCGTAGGCCTGGCCACACTCTGCCTGTTGATACTCACGATCAGCGGCCTGCGTTTATGGATACCCGATAAATGGAAACAGCTAAAATCTGTACTTACCGTTAATTTCAAAGCCAGCTTCAAGCGGCAGAACTATGACTGGCATAACGTGCTGGGCTTTTACTCTGCACCGGTGGTGAGTTTATTATCCCTTACCGGTGTGTGCATCACCTTTTCCATGCTGGTGGTGCCGCTGCTGTTTATCCTGAGCGGCCAGCCCCCGCAGGGCGTAGCGAAACTGCTCAGCGTACAAAGCATTTACGTGGCGGGCGCACAGCCTTTGTCGCCGGCAGAGATCGTACGGATTGCGGAACAACATATGCCGGGCAGCCGTGCCGCAGGCATCTCGCTGCCGCACGATAGCGTGTCGAACTGGCGCATCGATATGCTGGGCACACGTTTGCCGGTGGAAGGCAACCGCGAAATGATCATGATCGATCAGTACAGCGGCAAAATTCTTTTAAGCAGCCGGGCCGACTTCCCCGATGTGGGAAATGCTTACCTCAGCTGGCTAACGCCCATCCATTACGGTTCTTTCGGGGGACTACCCACACAAATACTCGCTATCATCGGAGGCTTAATGCCGCTGGTGTTGTTCGTTACCGGCTTCATCATCTGGTGGCCGCGTTATAAAAAGCAACGCAAAAACGGCGAACGGCCACGCCAGGAAAAAGTGCCGGTGCTGCAACAGGCAAGTCTTTCGGGCTGGTTATACTTTGTGTTTAACATCAAGAAGGGCATGCAGTACGCTGCCTGCTTTGTGGTAGTCGGCGCGCTCATGGGTGCATTATATGGGTTGATACGCGGCATCGTCATACAACCTGCCGTGTTCACTTTGCTGTTCACAACCGTACTGGTCGTGATCAACTTCGCGGTGGCGCTACCAGTGTTCCTGGTGGCCATTCCGTTTAAACGTGCCCGGCGGGCCGTGACGCGTTACTTTGCGTTGTCGCTTTCGTTCGCGGCAGTGTTTGTGGGCGTGTATTGGTTGCTGACGGCGACCGGCTTGAAGATCTTTTAG
- a CDS encoding sigma-54-dependent transcriptional regulator codes for MSEKILIVEDNFIEANNLQMLLERAGYTVSGIAPSVDNALSLIEREKPDFVLLDIFLRGKATGIDLARELRTRNIAFIYLSANSDKTTLEAAKATVPYGFLVKPFREKDVLISLEIARYLHLHNLDALTRQQPATPLPTPPTPHGIVGDSPQLQEVLKHLRIVAPVETAVLLTGESGTGKEVMARYVHEMSNRRRKPMVMVNCAALPATLIESILFGYERGAFTGARDKSIGKFEQADGGTIFLDEIAEIPLELQSKLLRVLQEKEVERIGSTSTKKIDVRIIAATNRNLEKEVAEGRFRMDLYYRINVFPVHLPPLRERRGTCLCWPPTSWKCMALKPAKVRCN; via the coding sequence ATGAGCGAAAAAATACTGATTGTCGAGGATAACTTTATAGAGGCCAACAACCTGCAAATGTTGCTGGAGCGGGCCGGTTATACCGTTAGCGGTATAGCCCCCAGCGTGGATAACGCGCTGTCCTTAATAGAGCGGGAGAAACCTGATTTTGTACTGCTCGACATCTTCTTACGCGGCAAAGCCACCGGCATCGACCTGGCCCGGGAGCTACGTACACGTAACATCGCCTTCATTTATCTTTCCGCCAACTCCGACAAAACCACGCTCGAAGCGGCCAAGGCTACCGTTCCTTACGGTTTCCTGGTTAAACCTTTCCGGGAGAAGGATGTACTTATCAGTCTTGAAATTGCCCGTTACCTTCACCTTCACAACCTTGATGCACTCACCCGCCAGCAACCCGCTACGCCGCTGCCAACACCACCTACGCCACACGGCATCGTGGGCGACAGTCCGCAACTGCAGGAAGTGCTGAAGCATTTACGTATTGTTGCACCGGTAGAAACGGCCGTGCTGCTCACCGGCGAAAGTGGTACCGGTAAGGAAGTGATGGCCCGCTATGTACATGAAATGTCGAACCGGCGCCGTAAGCCCATGGTCATGGTGAATTGCGCGGCATTACCGGCTACACTGATCGAATCTATCTTATTCGGATATGAAAGAGGTGCCTTTACCGGCGCGCGCGATAAAAGCATTGGTAAGTTCGAACAGGCCGATGGCGGCACTATCTTCCTGGATGAAATAGCGGAGATCCCGCTGGAGCTGCAATCAAAGCTGCTGCGCGTGTTGCAGGAAAAAGAAGTGGAGCGTATCGGCAGCACCTCCACCAAAAAAATAGACGTACGCATTATTGCCGCCACCAACCGCAATCTCGAAAAAGAAGTAGCCGAAGGACGTTTCCGGATGGATTTGTATTATCGCATCAACGTATTCCCCGTACACCTGCCGCCACTGCGCGAAAGGAGGGGGACGTGCCTTTGCTGGCCGCCCACTTCCTGGAAATGTATGGCGCTAAAACCGGCAAAGGTAAGGTGCAACTGA